GGAAATTTAGATGATATGAGTTTTCGTGCAGTAAAAACATTAGAGGCGGTTGATTATATTCTGGCGGAAGATACGCGCCATTCTATAAAATTATTAAACCACTTTAATATTTCAAAAAAGTTGATTTCTTATCATGAACATAATCAATATACAAAAGCAGAATCTATTATTCAGGATTTAAGCGAAGGTAAAGCGGTAGGATTAGTTACAGATGCAGGTACTCCCGGAATCTCTGACCCAGGTAGTTATTTGGTTACATTATGTCAAGAACACCAGATTCCCTATACCATTGTTCCAGGACCAGTCGCTTTTGCAAATGCAGTGGTGCTATCTGGGCAAAATACCAATCGGATGATTTTTGAAGGTTTTTTACCGACAAAAAAAAAGGAGCGAAAAATTCGATTGGACTTACTAGCGACAGATACGCGAACGCTGGTTTTTTATGAGGCGCCCCATCGCTTGAAGGCAACATTAAAAGATTTTGCGAATGCGTTTGGAGCTAAGCGTTCCATAAGTCTTGTTCGGGAATTGACCAAAATGTATGAAGAGGTTAAAAAGATGACCTTGGGAGAAGCCATGGATTATTATACCCAGACAGATCCAAAAGGCGAATACGTGTTGGTGGTTGCAGGCATGTCAGAACAAGAGCGTGAGCACATAGAGCAAGAGGAATATGCATCGATTTCTCTTGAAGAACAGATGGAAGCATTATTAGACCAAGGGTTATCTAAAAAAGAGGCCATAAAGCAAATTGCAGCTTCACGGCATATGAATAAGAGAGAGGTATATGCCCATTTTACCAATGATTAATACAAAAAATAATAAAATTCTACAGAAAATAAATAGAAAAACAATACGAAAGGATGAAAAAAAGATGAGAACAGTGTATATCTTGAACAATGAATTTATGGGACATGGAGATGACGAATTAGGTCATAAGCTGATGGGCGCTTTTCTAAAAAAAGTGTGGATCCGAAAAGAAAAACCTCATGCCATCATCTTTTATAATTCGGCAGTCAAACTTCTAGCAGAAGGCTCCATGTATTTAGATGCGCTTAATGGTCTACAAGATGCAGGCGTTGATCTTATTGCCTGTGGTACCTGTATTGATTTTTATGGATTATCTGATACTATAAAAGTTGGTAGAGTTAGCGGGATGGAAGAGATTGTCGATATCACTCAGCAGGTTGAATCGGTGGTTACAATTTAACCATAAAATTCATCTTCAAAGAGTTTGCGAATACGTTCTAAATCTGAGGTTTGACTAAGGATGAGCATCAGTTTGATTCGGGCTTTTTGTCCATTGAGGTCTCCGGCAAAAATCGCACCAAGATTGCGAAGCATTTTACCGCCACCTTCGTAGCCATAGGAATCTAGAACACGTCCCATGGGACATCTTGAAACAATGAGCACAGGAATTTTTTGCTGTAAGGCAGACGTTAGACCACCAAGCATCGACGGGGGAATATTACCACGACCCATGGCTTCAAGAACAATCCCTTTCACGCCTTTTGAGAGACAGTAATGAATATAACCATCATCCATACCTGCACACGTTTTTATAAGCGCTACATCATTTACGATGGTATCGCTAAGAATATGTTGTGTAGGTGTTTTTTTTCGATAATAGATAACTTTATTATTATCAACAATACCCAAAGGACCAAAGGTTGGAGACTTAAAAGTGTCAAGGCTCATAGTATGGGTTTTGGTTACCTCAGAAGCAGCGTTGACTTCATTATTAAGGACAACAAGGACACCTTTGTTTTGTGAATCGGGTGCTACAGCTGTACAGATGGCTGCCGATAGATTACTTGGACCGTCATAACCAAGTTCAGAAGCATTGCGCATAGAACCAACGACGACAATCGGTTTGTGACTTTGAATGTTTAGGTCCAAAAAATATGCAGTTTCTTCGAGTGTATCTGTTCCGTGGGTGACAATTATGCCGCAGATATCATCCCTTAATAATGCAGTTTGAATACACTGTGAAAGCGCTAACATCAAATCCGGCGTCATATGTGGACCGGGAATACGGGCAAACTGGATAACTTCAATTTCAGCGATTTGATCAATGTTCGTAACCATGGACATGATTTCTTCGCTACTCATAGCTGGAATAGCTGCAGAGAGGCGTTCATCAACTTTCATGGATATAGTTCCGCCTGTAAAAATGACTCCGACTTTTTTCATCGATACGATACCTACCTTTATGTTTATTCTATGATATATTATACTTGGATTTCATCGATTTTTCAATTCACGCAATAGTGTGTTTGTATATTAAGCGATGCTAAGCAACAATTGTTCCCTAGCAATCAATTGATATAAGTGGTATACTTCTCTCAATATAGATATGTTATTATTGCAAGGAGTATGTTTATGTTTATAGCTAGGCAACCAATTTTTAATAAAGACTTGAAGATATATGGTTATGAGCTCTTGTTTAGGGCAGATGTGAATAGTCAACAGTTTAACCAGTCTTCATCGATTTCGGCGACAGCATCTGTTGTGGGAGGCTTGTTTGAAAATGGAATAGAACAAATTGTCGGAACCTCCAAAGCCTTTGTCAATTTCGATTATGATTTTATCATGTCAGAGGGTATGGAATTAATTGACCCGGAGACACTTGTTATAGAGGTTCTTGAGACCGTAGAGGTTGATGAGGCGTTTATCAGGCGCCTTCACGATCTGAAAAAATTAGGTTATAAAATCGCATTAGATGATTTTGATAAAAGTTATCTTGATTATCCGATCGTTCCCATTGCTGATATCATCAAATATGATATTATGATTACCCCTCTAGAAACCATTCAACACGATGTAAAGGAAGCGTTATCCCAACACAAAATCATCTTAGCAGAGAAAATCGAAACAAATGAAGAATTTCAAAAGGCTAAAGAAATGGGATTTCACCTATTCCAAGGCTTTTTTTTTAGTAAGCCAAAAATCATAGGAAATTCTAATATCAAGCAATCGTCTAAAGTTCAGTATTCTCAAATTATTCATGAGCTTCAACAAGAAGAGCCATCGTTTGACAGAATAACAGCGATTATTGTATCCGACTTAAATTTAGCGTATCGCTTGCTAAAAGTGATGAGTCATAAAAAAGAAAATGACATGTATAATTCCATCAAGAAAATTTTGCTGGTCATGGGATTTAAGGAATTAGAACGATGGATCAATGTCTTAATGCTACAAGAGTTTTCCCAAGAAAAGCCGGCAGAACTTACGCGTCTGTCATTAATCAGAGCTAAGTTTAGTGAGTATATTGCGCAACACAGTAGCCTTAATGCATATAGTGATCAAATAGCCATGATGTGTCTGTTTAGCATGTTGGATGTCCTTTTAGAGCAGTCTATGGCATCCGCACTTGAAGGTATGTTATTGCCGGAAAATATTTATGATGCATTGGTGTATAAAGAGGGAAAGTTTGCCATCATATGTCAACTAATCATGGCCTATGAAAAAGGAAAATGGGTTGAAGTGGCGGACTTGGCAACGAAGATCAACATGGATTGTGAGTTGCTATCCGATGGATATCTTAAAGCCCTAAGATGGACAAATAAGGTCATGAATCTATTTAGTTAGTTTAAGGAAATATTGTATAAGCTGAAAGATAAAACCAGTGCCGCTAAGAAGACAAAAGTATCTTCTTATAGGGTACTGGTTTTTTAGGGTGTGCGGATTTTATGAAAGTTTTTTTTCGATGGTTCGATTAATAGCATTTCTCAATTTTTCGATGTAGGTTGGACTTTTTGGATATTGATTAAATGTTATTGGCATATCAAGGTCTTTATGAACAAGTTCAAGAACATAGGTGCGGCTAGTGAGGGATTCTAAAAGGCGTAAGGCACGAAGATCACGCATCGCTTCGGACAAAACCATGAGGCGAATGGATTCTTGAGGCTTATAGTCTTTGCCGGGATAGACCAGAAAAGGATCACCTGAAGGAAAAGCTTCTCCTGCATCCGTAACACAATAGGGGTTGATTTTTTTTACGGAGTATTGTGTGCTATAGAAGTTATACCCCCAGTGTAAAAAACCTTCAATATCAAAGACATAAAGTAAAACGCCAAGAATACGATTCCTTGCGGAAGGCATGGACATAAAACGGTTGCAGACATTGATATTTTGTGCGCAGCAATAGTAGACCCATAAATTAGCAACAGCATGGTCTAAAAAGGGCTGAATATGATCATTGGCAGGAATCGGCTTAGGTATAAGACCTTTTTGGTAAAAGTCATAACTACTTAGGGCATCAATTATCGGGTAGCCTTCGAGGTGATGTGCTACCACGGCTTTGGCGGCTTGATAGGAGTCTAAATGTTCAGACGTTGGTTCATCGGATATGTGAAAATAAGTGTTTTCTTGTGTAAAACCTTCTTTTTTCAGTGTCGCTAAGAGCTGTGGAAGAAAGCTGTCCATAAAGTTTTGATAGGATGGGCTGGTTGCAGGGACGTCCCAGCCAAAAATCTGAACGTATTGATCATCCTTATAGGCCATGATTTTTGGTGTGTATTTTGCCCCCCATTGTGTAAAAAGATGGGCAATCTCAAGGTATTTGATGCCATTTTTTTGGCATAAGTGTATCCATTGAAGAAGCTTATTAAAATCAAAACGATAACTATCATTTTCAAGATAAACATCAATGAGCTGGACGGTCGTTCGTTCACCGCCGATGGCTGTATCGAGTGGTGGTGTGAAGATAGGGGTCAAAAGCATATTCATTCCATGGCGTGATGCCGTTGCGATGAAGTGGTCAATAATCTCCCAATGGGTCGGACTAAAGACTTCCACTCCATAATAATCAGCGAGACAATCAGCGTGAAACCATTCGGTATGAATGAGTTGTTGTTCAGGCAACAAGGCATCAATGACATCAAGGCATAACTCTTTAGTCCATAAGGTCTGATTTGCCTCATCGGTGATATGAATCTTGATACGGTGAGCCATGGGAAGAGTCTTTTGATTGGGTATAATATCAATCCATAGACAACGCCATTGGCCAGGGATAACCATAAGCTTTGTATCAGGCGCTATCGGAGTTAGTAAATCAGGAAAGACACCAGGACGCGTAGTCAGGTAGTTGTCATCGTAGGCTTCATAGGCGGGCAAAAGTGAGGGCACATAGTCGACGGTGCGTATAAGAATATCTGGTATAGTCTCACATGTAACAGATACATGAATCTTATCCCTTGGTACGCCGGTTAAACTTTTATGAAAGGTATAAGCTAGTTGAACGGATAGTGGATCGTTTTTTAAGCATGTTAGTGATGGAGAGGCATGGAGAGGTTGGGGTCTTTGGTGAGGAAAAACTTTTTCTAAGGAACTAACGAGCAAAAATTCAAAATCTTTCATAGTCAAAATCTCCTTTTTATGTGATTATCCTTTGATTCCACTCATTGCAATACCTTCAATAAATTGTTTTTGTAAAAAAATATACAATATAAACGGGGGTAAAAATGCAATAGTGGAACCGGCCATAACTAGGCCGTAGTTGGTTGAGTAGCTTCCTTTTAGGGTTGATATGGCAAGCGTTAAGGTATGCATCTTGCTATCGGTTGCAATGACTAAGGGCCATATAAAATCATTCCAAGAGGTAATAAAGGTAAAGACGGTCAATGACACGAGAACAGGCTTGATAATGGGGATGACAATTAGATAAAAAATTCTAAATTCAGAGCATCCATCAATTCTAGCGGCTTCGAGAAGCTCATCCGGTAAGGATTCCATAAATTGCTTGATTAAAAACACCCCAAAAGCATTGAGAATCGGAATGATTAATGCAGGATAGGTATTGAGCATATTTAACTTTCGCATAATAGTAAATACTGGAATCAGTGTGACTTGTCCCGGAATCATCAGCGTAATCAGGTAAATATTGAACAGAAACTTATTACCCGGAAAGTCTTTTTTTGCAAAACCATAGGCAGCCATGGATGCGATGATGGCATTGAGCAAACAAGAACAAACAGTGACGATGAGGCTGTTTTTAAAATTGGTCAACAGATTAAAATTTTTAACGACCCGAGAATAGTTGGTAAAATCCAAGGCGTTAAATTGGATGTCCAAATCAAGGGAACTGGTTTGACGCAGGGATGTGATTAGCATATAGGCAAATGGTGTTATTGCAAAAAGGGCAATCAACATCAGAAGCGTCACCAGAATCATATAGTTTAGGCTTATTTTTCGTGTGTTTTTATTCAAAATCGTTGATCTCCTTTAATAATTATCTTTAAACAAAAGTTTTTGAATGCTGGATATGATGACAATAAAAACAAGCAGCAGCAGAGAAATTGTACTGGCATAGCCCATACTAAATTCTTTGAAGGCTGTATTATAGATGGTCATAACCAAAGTAATTGTCGAACGACCGGGTCCACCACCGGTCATGACATATACGAGGTCAAAGATTTGAAACGACCAAATGGTTCCTAGGGTTACAACAAGGAAGGTAATAGGTTTTAACATGGGCATGGTGATATACCAAAATTGTTGGTATTTATTGGCACCGTCCACTTGTCCGGATTCATAAAGCATCTTAGGAATTTCCATGATGCCCGCATAAAAGATGACTAGAAAATAGCCGACATTTTTCCAAATAGAGACGAGGCATACACTCAACAGGGAGGTGAACTTGGTACCCAGCCAGTTGACCTTATCTAGACCAATCAATGCAAGAAAAGTATTGATAATGCCTGTATCTGTAGCCAGAAGAAAGCTCCAAAGGGTTCCGACAAGAATGGTTGAAGAAATCACCGGAATAAAAAGAGAACTCTTGATAAACCCACCAAGTTTATTTTGGAATTTTTGTGCAAGTACCGAGGCAATTACCATGGAAAGGATGGTTTGTGTCGGTACCACAAAAAGGGTGAAGATAAAGGTGTTCTTCATTGATGAGACGACAAAGGGGTCACCAAGCATTCGAATATAATTTTTTAATCCGGTGAATGTGGGTGCCTGGATAATATTGTAGTCTGTGAAACTAAAGTATAGGGTCATCAGAATAGGTATAAGTGAAAAGATGGAAATCAGTATAAGGCTTGGAGCAATATATAGATATCCATATAGGGCTTGCTTTTGTTG
This sequence is a window from Vallitaleaceae bacterium 9-2. Protein-coding genes within it:
- the rsmI gene encoding 16S rRNA (cytidine(1402)-2'-O)-methyltransferase encodes the protein MNEIVQGKLYLIATPIGNLDDMSFRAVKTLEAVDYILAEDTRHSIKLLNHFNISKKLISYHEHNQYTKAESIIQDLSEGKAVGLVTDAGTPGISDPGSYLVTLCQEHQIPYTIVPGPVAFANAVVLSGQNTNRMIFEGFLPTKKKERKIRLDLLATDTRTLVFYEAPHRLKATLKDFANAFGAKRSISLVRELTKMYEEVKKMTLGEAMDYYTQTDPKGEYVLVVAGMSEQEREHIEQEEYASISLEEQMEALLDQGLSKKEAIKQIAASRHMNKREVYAHFTND
- the yedF gene encoding sulfurtransferase-like selenium metabolism protein YedF → MINTKNNKILQKINRKTIRKDEKKMRTVYILNNEFMGHGDDELGHKLMGAFLKKVWIRKEKPHAIIFYNSAVKLLAEGSMYLDALNGLQDAGVDLIACGTCIDFYGLSDTIKVGRVSGMEEIVDITQQVESVVTI
- a CDS encoding asparaginase, with the protein product MKKVGVIFTGGTISMKVDERLSAAIPAMSSEEIMSMVTNIDQIAEIEVIQFARIPGPHMTPDLMLALSQCIQTALLRDDICGIIVTHGTDTLEETAYFLDLNIQSHKPIVVVGSMRNASELGYDGPSNLSAAICTAVAPDSQNKGVLVVLNNEVNAASEVTKTHTMSLDTFKSPTFGPLGIVDNNKVIYYRKKTPTQHILSDTIVNDVALIKTCAGMDDGYIHYCLSKGVKGIVLEAMGRGNIPPSMLGGLTSALQQKIPVLIVSRCPMGRVLDSYGYEGGGKMLRNLGAIFAGDLNGQKARIKLMLILSQTSDLERIRKLFEDEFYG
- a CDS encoding EAL domain-containing protein; amino-acid sequence: MFIARQPIFNKDLKIYGYELLFRADVNSQQFNQSSSISATASVVGGLFENGIEQIVGTSKAFVNFDYDFIMSEGMELIDPETLVIEVLETVEVDEAFIRRLHDLKKLGYKIALDDFDKSYLDYPIVPIADIIKYDIMITPLETIQHDVKEALSQHKIILAEKIETNEEFQKAKEMGFHLFQGFFFSKPKIIGNSNIKQSSKVQYSQIIHELQQEEPSFDRITAIIVSDLNLAYRLLKVMSHKKENDMYNSIKKILLVMGFKELERWINVLMLQEFSQEKPAELTRLSLIRAKFSEYIAQHSSLNAYSDQIAMMCLFSMLDVLLEQSMASALEGMLLPENIYDALVYKEGKFAIICQLIMAYEKGKWVEVADLATKINMDCELLSDGYLKALRWTNKVMNLFS
- a CDS encoding DUF4091 domain-containing protein — translated: MKDFEFLLVSSLEKVFPHQRPQPLHASPSLTCLKNDPLSVQLAYTFHKSLTGVPRDKIHVSVTCETIPDILIRTVDYVPSLLPAYEAYDDNYLTTRPGVFPDLLTPIAPDTKLMVIPGQWRCLWIDIIPNQKTLPMAHRIKIHITDEANQTLWTKELCLDVIDALLPEQQLIHTEWFHADCLADYYGVEVFSPTHWEIIDHFIATASRHGMNMLLTPIFTPPLDTAIGGERTTVQLIDVYLENDSYRFDFNKLLQWIHLCQKNGIKYLEIAHLFTQWGAKYTPKIMAYKDDQYVQIFGWDVPATSPSYQNFMDSFLPQLLATLKKEGFTQENTYFHISDEPTSEHLDSYQAAKAVVAHHLEGYPIIDALSSYDFYQKGLIPKPIPANDHIQPFLDHAVANLWVYYCCAQNINVCNRFMSMPSARNRILGVLLYVFDIEGFLHWGYNFYSTQYSVKKINPYCVTDAGEAFPSGDPFLVYPGKDYKPQESIRLMVLSEAMRDLRALRLLESLTSRTYVLELVHKDLDMPITFNQYPKSPTYIEKLRNAINRTIEKKLS
- a CDS encoding carbohydrate ABC transporter permease, giving the protein MNKNTRKISLNYMILVTLLMLIALFAITPFAYMLITSLRQTSSLDLDIQFNALDFTNYSRVVKNFNLLTNFKNSLIVTVCSCLLNAIIASMAAYGFAKKDFPGNKFLFNIYLITLMIPGQVTLIPVFTIMRKLNMLNTYPALIIPILNAFGVFLIKQFMESLPDELLEAARIDGCSEFRIFYLIVIPIIKPVLVSLTVFTFITSWNDFIWPLVIATDSKMHTLTLAISTLKGSYSTNYGLVMAGSTIAFLPPFILYIFLQKQFIEGIAMSGIKG
- a CDS encoding sugar ABC transporter permease, whose amino-acid sequence is MKNQQKQALYGYLYIAPSLILISIFSLIPILMTLYFSFTDYNIIQAPTFTGLKNYIRMLGDPFVVSSMKNTFIFTLFVVPTQTILSMVIASVLAQKFQNKLGGFIKSSLFIPVISSTILVGTLWSFLLATDTGIINTFLALIGLDKVNWLGTKFTSLLSVCLVSIWKNVGYFLVIFYAGIMEIPKMLYESGQVDGANKYQQFWYITMPMLKPITFLVVTLGTIWSFQIFDLVYVMTGGGPGRSTITLVMTIYNTAFKEFSMGYASTISLLLLVFIVIISSIQKLLFKDNY